One genomic region from Gallaecimonas pentaromativorans encodes:
- the pgeF gene encoding peptidoglycan editing factor PgeF has translation MAINAIKGFFPDGVEAFFTDRLEGVSQRPYRGFNLGDHVGDVPSRVAYNRDLLQRACGFERQPLWLNQVHGTAVQQDACPVLDCADAAVTQELGLPLAIMTADCLPVLFASRDGSVVGAAHAGWRGLAGGVLEATVEKLAVAPATLVAWLGPCIGAEAFEVGPEVREAFIRQHPDDGAAFKAGRGDKYLADLQQLAANRLQRLGLVEMAREPACTFDDAEHYFSYRRETVTGRMAFMICRKS, from the coding sequence ATGGCAATTAATGCCATCAAAGGCTTCTTCCCTGATGGGGTAGAAGCCTTTTTTACAGACCGCTTGGAAGGGGTCAGCCAAAGGCCTTATCGCGGCTTTAACTTGGGTGACCATGTGGGGGATGTTCCCTCCCGAGTTGCTTACAATCGCGACCTGCTGCAGCGGGCCTGCGGTTTTGAGCGCCAACCGCTGTGGCTAAACCAAGTCCACGGCACGGCAGTGCAGCAAGACGCCTGTCCGGTACTGGACTGCGCCGATGCCGCCGTAACCCAAGAGCTGGGTTTGCCGCTTGCTATTATGACTGCCGATTGCCTGCCGGTACTCTTTGCTAGCCGTGATGGCAGCGTAGTTGGCGCCGCCCACGCCGGTTGGCGGGGGCTCGCCGGCGGCGTATTGGAAGCCACCGTTGAAAAACTCGCCGTGGCTCCAGCAACGCTTGTGGCCTGGCTTGGGCCTTGTATCGGTGCGGAGGCTTTTGAAGTGGGCCCCGAGGTGCGCGAGGCTTTTATCCGGCAACACCCTGATGACGGCGCTGCCTTCAAGGCGGGGCGGGGCGACAAATACCTGGCTGACCTGCAGCAACTGGCCGCTAACCGGCTGCAACGTTTGGGCCTGGTCGAGATGGCTCGCGAACCAGCCTGTACCTTTGACGACGCCGAACATTACTTTT